The Mytilus edulis chromosome 5, xbMytEdul2.2, whole genome shotgun sequence genomic interval TATTAGATTTATAAGATAACGTGTACCCAATTTTCCGTATATCTTTTTCAATCTTCACTTTCCTTGTAAGCTTTGTTTAAGGAAAATCCTCTCATTTACAAAAACCAATTTCACTGTATACCAGTAATATTGTTACGTCACTAGTTTATCTACAAAAAGGTGTACTAGGTAATCAATAGCCATACCTTTGTAATGTAGGTAGCAAGTTAACTTGAACGAAGGTAAGTGCATTCTACAAATATGTTGCTTTTGTTAAACTTTGGGAAAACTGTATAGACTGTCTGAATTAATAATGAGAGAattcaataaattattttaagctactaatatcatgaatatgtgtCATGCCGTATATATAAATCATGAAAAGAATGCTAAACGCATTGTTCTAAAATTCTGTATATTTCCAAAGTCCTACAAGATTTAGTGAATGCATTTCTTAATTTTGAACAAGAGACTCTCGGCAAAAGTCTGTATTGACTggaaatatgtttataaaaatcaatagacaactttcgagttcgatgcatttccgtcaaaaactctggttttagtgaacgtcatttgtgcgtttaggggcgtcgtctcttccattccaatgttgagcgagtggttggaaaactataattctatattgtacgaattatacgacaaattgaattctcaaaattgacaatcagcattgatgtcattagggaattgtcattaagtacctacagaacaaccattatttctagtttatcctgcacaatgacgatcaccaagacgcttgatgaacataaatagtgcagggatacaggcgaccccctctatctggtaaatgacgtcataaaggcgcgtataattgacgagttttttccggtgacggatgaactcgaaagtggtctattatgtttgcttatttgtatctttaatttagtgacatttttataaatcgtCTTGTGGTCGTCATTTTTAAAGTTTACAGTATACTCATCGATTTAATTTTACGACTGTTCTTAATGACCAacttgttgaaggtcgtacggtgatctatagttgttaatgtctatgtcatttttgtctcttatggagggttgtctcattggcaatcatactacatcttcttttttatattgtatttagaACATATTTTctggtctttttcattttaccaCTATATTTCTagaccaaaattaaaattttgtgaaaaagaatcactcaggggaaataactcctacaAGAACCAGTTGGTTTTTGTCGGTCCTACTGACATTTTAGCAAAAACGATTGTGCTGAACATTTTGCTATTTTCTCTGTACTTTCATAATACATTGTTTGCCAAATACACAAGAAAAGTGGAGAAGTCATCTTTAAATTAAGAGCAATAAACCCTTTAAGGTGGTTTATTGACGATTTTTACCATGTAAACTTTTTAATGATCTTATCTTGTTAATAAGTTTTGCTCTCTATCAAaatgtttgcaaaaagttcataAAATGggtaaaatactttattttattaaGTGGGTAATTTAGATGACAATATCGGCtgttttgacttatttgtagatcgtatCATGCTTTATAACTTCATCAATTGTAGTTTCTATTAATCTGTATAAATGGTTTCTGTAAAAAATGCAAAATGGTTAAACTCATCTTTCAAGGACAAGCACTTTTGTTTTGACGATACCAGCAATGTGGACTTTTTGTAATTCTAATCTAAGTTATTTATATCTGATTCTTATTGCGTTTTACCAGGTTTCAGCAAAAATGTGTAAACATCCTTTTTTCAAAGACAAAAATTCCTATGATAGATCAATTTTTATTTCGATCTTATTGACTTATAGTGTGGGTgctacttttctttttatttgattattgaaAGATTCTCTTTATTTACTAAAGAAGTATAAAGGACAAATTGATGTTGAATTATTTGCAGGTTTGATTGTTATGGTTATTTTAAATTTCTATCTACTCGTATATGTaattgttttcaagataataaacaaaaacttataataaatatatttagatgGGAAAACAATTTCATGGACAACAACTCCAAAAGGGGTTCTCcgtttcttttaaaaagaaaatcatagGCGGTACAAATTGGCCCGTTGATAGATTTACCCACACAAATGTTAATTCTTAAAATTTGAGCCAAAACAGTGTTTTATCCATGCGTTCTATTTTTAGGCAGAATACAACTTTTAAACTAGATTCAAGAAGGAACACTCGGTTACAAGTAAAAAAAACtactgaactccgacgaaaattcaaaaaggaaagtccctaatcaattggcaaaaaacaaaagctcaaacacatcacacgaatggacaacaactgtcttgttcctgacttggtataggcattttctttcaagaaaatggttgattaaacctggttttaaagctagctaaacctctcaattgtatgtcAGTCGtattaaattctattatattgacaacgatgtttcaacaaaacaaacatacacaataggtaaaaatgtcaaaaatagggaaacAGCAGTACAAACTGTATTATAATCTCAAACTCTAATAACAGTTTCagagtagtttttttttaagtttacggAGGAGGCCAAGTAATAtaaaaagctcacatggcctttcaAAATAAGATTCGTTGCTATTTTTAAACAATAGTGGTAACATTTACTGTTCTGCAACAAAACCAAGTCAAGTTAGTGAATGAATGATTCAATTCAAGAAACTCACTTATTTCACGTTAATTGCCACTACAATACGCTTTTGGAATTATCAAGTAAAGATCAAGTCGAACACTAGAGATACATTCTGTAAATTATTTATCTGACTGGCGTACAGGGTAACTCTATATGACGTTTTCTTTCCCGAGTTAAAAATCTACCATACCAACATCCAACACAAAAGGAATAGTGATTACACTTGTAAAATGTCGGATGAACACATTTATTTCTGATTCGTGACCTTGTCCACTAACAAGTtgtcaaataattgtttttattgagAACTATATAGGTATCCCTTTAATCTGAATTGTTATTAATAAGTCgtacaaaaaaggaaaatttgaaaattgattaACTTAAATGTCTAGCTACGTTGCTATTTAATATATGTTATCATATCTAGCAGGAAATTAAACACCTTATACAAACTGAAAATGTACAGTTTCTTattgtttatatgttttaatagtttaccataaatgataataaataaaataatgaaattttgtaaattggTGCATTGACTCAAGGATTTTTACATATAAATCCCTGATTAACTGAAGTGCTTATCACATATTGTTTGTCCTTGTAGATATTTATAAAACGAAAGAGGATTAAGTATGTCGAATCAATCACAACTAATGAAAAATGTTACATTAGGAAAAAGCATGCATGTACATTTTGATAACAACCCACCCCAACAAAAGCTACAAAGCGACTAGCTTATATaaaggaaaacaactgtcttATGCAATGTTTTGACATTACATCACTAGTACATTTGTAGATATCTAATgttgctaaaaataaaataacaaaaatgccaaactttaaggaaaattcaaaacgtccCTTATCAGAAGACAAATCAAAAcctaaaacacaccaaacgaatggaaaataactgacgtattcctgacttggtataaaaaatggtggatttaatctGGTCtcatagctaactaaacctctcacatgtatggTAGTcgcgtaaaattcaaagtttttttacatttcagaATGTCTGCAGAATTATGTGCTGGTTGTCTCCGGGATGGTCTGGAAACTGGTGCTGAACTTTGGTGTACTACTTGTTCTGAACATGTTTGTCAATCATGTGCTGATGTCCATAAGAAATTAACAAGTCCACATAATATAGTTAAgcgaaaaattcaaaaatcacaAGACTTTCCAAAACAAACATCGCTTCATGAAAGTGCAGCTGATGTACATAGATCGACAGAACACTGTCCATGTCATTCTGACCAGACAATGAATTTATGGTGTAATGAACATGATAAAATGATATGTTCTAAGTGTGAACAAGAGGCACATTTCAACTGTACAACAATAATATCTATCGAACAGGCCATTATAGATGTTGAAGAAGGAACACAAATAGCCGATTTGAAGAAAGAAACTTTAGACTTGATGCATAACATGGAAAAAATAATGGGAGAATTGAATAACGCATTGTCGGAATCacttacagaaaaacaaaaaatcaagaaCAAAATATCTGAAATTCGAAAGCAAATCAATTCACATTTGGATTACATAGAAGTTAAAATATTATCAGAAGTTGAAGAGACGTGCAAGAATTACACACAGAACACAAATGAAACTGTGTGCAGCATGAGACACATGTATGAAGATCTAACCACGTGGAGGAATACAATTGGCTCATTTAGGTCACATCAAATCGATTCAAATATATTCAGAACCCTTCAATTTGTGAAATTAGAAACTGAAAGACAAAAGGCAGTTGTTGAAGATGTTCAAAAGAAAGCTATTACCAAGAAAATGGAATTCAGACCTTCAGAAGAAGTAATTAATTTTCCTGATTTAGTCCACTCAATGGGCATCCTTGATGTAACAGATACTGTCCATACATATTGTCGGTCCGACTCGGATAGATGCATTTTACTTTTGAAATCATTTAGTTCCTCGCAATTAGGTGAAGATGTGAGAGTGTTTCGATGTTGCTTTATTCCCAACAATCGCCTTCTTTTCTGTGCTTTCAATGAAAACTGTTTGTATTCTTGTAAGACTGATGGTTCAGGTATCATTATAATGTACTTAGATCACCAACCACTAGGTGTGGCGATGTGTGACAATAGGCATGCAGTCGTCACTTTCGGCTCTGGGATCCAACTCATAGACACACAAACAATGACAGTTGTGAAGCTTATTACAGATGACGGAAACTTCTGGGCAGTATGTACATTGGGTGAGAAAATGTGGGTAAGGAGTCAAGGGTGGACATTAAGTAATATTGATAAAGATAATGGTAGAATATTAaagcaaataaaaacaatatttgatccTAGAGATACGTTCATGAACAAATATGGTGATATTTTCTGCTCAAGTAACTACGGTGATAAGGTCTATATGGTCACTTCAACTGGACAACAAAAAGAATTCTATTCCAGTCATGATCTAAAATTACCGAAAGGAGTAGCTGTAGATAACCAGGGTAATGTTTATGTGGCAGGATATATCACCTATAATATCCATAAAATATCTCCCAACGGAGAAGGGGAGGTGATCCTAAGTTTTGAAGATGGAATAAAACAACCACGTGGATTAAGTTATAATCGAGAAACAAATGAACTTCTGGTTATTCTTGACGATGGTAAAACCGTCcatatatacaaaacacattaGTTAGTAGAGGACTGACCAATTCAAAGATTCAATATGTTATTCAACTGAAGTCCGAGAACATTAATTTAGACATTTAACATATGAACTGTCCATATGTGAAAGAGTTTAAACATGAAGGCAGTACTATATTATCGATTCCGTTTCTTATTCAATATAACCTATAACTTGATGACTTAGAGGAAAATATTTATGTTTGCCTTGTATGGTAGTAAAACCTCTGACAGGCtcattgttagtcttgtttttAATGCAAGTGAGACATTTCTGATTTGTTTATTTAAGGTGTGGTATCTAATGTATGTGTGAAACCTCTGATTGACTCTTTTTAGGTCCggtttctacctcaggaatagattacattagctgtaattggcaaaacttttgggaattttggtcctcaatgcttttcaacctTGTACtttgtttgacctttttaactttttggggattgaacatcactgatgagtcttttgtaaacgaaaggCGCCTCTGGCGAAAATATTAAGTTTAaacctggtatttatgatgagtttatttctaatGTAAGTGTGCAGTCTCTGATTGGCTCATTTGATGCCTGGTTTCTAATGTAAGTGTGAAACCTCTGATTGGCTCTTTTTATGTCTGGTTTCTAATGCAAGTGTGAATCCTCCAATTGGCTCCGTTTAAGACTTTAAGTTCTGATTTCTAATCTAAGTGTGAAACCTCTGATAAGCTCTCTCCAGGTCTGGTTTCCTATGCAATTTTGAAACTTCGGATTGCTCTTTTCATGTCTAGTTTCTAGTGCAAGTGTGAAACCTCTGATTGGCTCTTTTCTTGTCTAGTTTTTAATGTAATTGTGAAACCTCAGATTGGCTCTTTTCATGTTTGGTTACTTATGTAAGTGTAAAACCTCAGATTGGCTCTTTTCATGTTTGGTTACTTATTTAAGTGTAAAACCTCAGATTGGCTCTTTTCATGTTTGGTTTCTTATGTCAGTGTGAAAACTCTGATTAGCTCTTTAGATGTCTAACTTCTAGTGTAAGAATACCATTTGTAATTTGtttccattatttttcgttggatgAAATGTCTTATATTTgaatttgtcagtttttatgacTTACCCTTTATAAATTTACCTTCGAGTTCAGTAATCTTGTTAATACTTTTTGATTGTCCTATAGAGAAAacagcatttatttattttatcatacaTTTACATTGGTTGTTACAAAGGAGTAAGTGCGTTAAGGCCTAGTTTTGGCTCAAGAAAATGAAATGTTTGATAAccatttcaaattggcacataatgttaataaatgcatagggtcaagaaatatagatgaaaaaaataaagatattatctgatgacgtcacaattacgtcataatatgtactgttttcacaaagacgatgaaaaatacagaatttatgcagttttctatctttattgcCATTGTGGAAACATCCTGCGCAGccgagaaacaacaaaataatttgaaaaaagctTAATCATAACTATTGgcataatctcaccaaatataaagttgtttcttgggtgggcacatacttttccaatgtagaataaaatttgatgaaaaaacaaggaaaatcaataaattttacaaaatatgcaaattaagtcatggtttgttgccatggtaacttgttcgttgtcaaatttgttttgtttctctTAATACCTTATGCCTTAGTCAAGTTTTTAGTAATTTAAGAATATgcatgataacttttaaatttgcagttatttttgggccaaataagggccttattgtcCCTACTCCTTTGGGGAAAATTCACAATAACAAAGTGCAGGaaagtaaaagaaaaagacaCATAGGGGTGGAGGTATTTCGTGCAGATCTGTACTGATGCATCATGTACCTCAGCAACAAGTAGTGAATGCCAGAAAAGATATACCAGGGGGTTGAGATGATTTTAGCAGACATCTAACAATGCAGCATATAGTGTAGCTGCTAGCAGGCAGAGGGAGGCTTTTCTTTCATTCCATTAACATATCTAGCTGATAAGTTTGCAGCAAACAAAGATTATAAATATGTTcatgttatttttattatgtaaacaatcTAATAGTTCCATCTGCTCCACTGGAGAACACCCAAGGTTGTGTAGGATGGAACTCACAGTCTATTACACCGAGatcttttgttattttatgtcCATGTAAAACTTTCACTGGTACTATCAAAGGATTCTGTAgtaaatcactgaaataaagaaacaATATTTAAGAATCAACTCTTTTGTAAACTGCTCTTGTAGAGAAAATTTTCTGTACTTCCTTGCAGATTTAAAATTATTGAttgatgtttttgtattttagatGTTTTCTGTCACATGGCAGTTATCAAATACTTCATTTCTATATATGTTgacgtttgtttgtttttgttgcagttctgtgttcctgttgttcctttgtttcctcttataattgatgtgtttcccatggttttaatttgtaacctgtatttgttttctctcaatcaatttatgacttttgaacatcagtttactactgttgcctttatttttatcacTATTGGCTATTTTGGGGCTGCCAACTGCTGAAGGACACCAAAGTGTTCTCAGAGAGAACCATGAAATTATGATTGTAGTTAAACTAACCTGTCATAAGTGGGGTGTTTTAAACTGAGATGTGGgttatacatcaatgagacatcCCAAAAACACAAATAAGCACAATACATCATGAGGCAaaagggtaccaggattataatttagtatgtcAGACGTGCAATTTGTCTACATAAGGCACCTCAGTGATGCTGATATCAAAATagtttataaagccaaaaaagaacaaagtttaaaagcaatgaggatccaaaattccaaaaaagttgtgccaaatacagcaaaggtaatctttgcctgggataagaaaatcctttgttttttgaaaaatttattataagttttgtaaacaggaaatttttaaaaatgaccacataattgatattcatatcaacacagaagtgctgcaACTGGGCTGGCGATACCCTCAGGGAccaaatgtccaccagcagtggcaacaACCCAGTAATgtgaaaagttatcaaaggtaccaggattataaactgtaataaaatacataatttttgGCAATAAAACATTTTGCCTTGTGATGAATGCAGGAtttaatgaaatacattttttttcaagctGTCAATATATAAGACAATAATATAATTGGAAAAGGAATATATTATCAGTTAACATATGGCAATTGCCGTTTGATTAAAAACCTAATTTTACCCCCTTAATTAAAGATTAACTACAATTTTTGGAATTATATACATAACATAATGCTATACAATTACTGACGGTATTTTGATGATGTAAATATGAGGTTTAAGTGACTTTTGGAAAACAGAAACTCACAGAGGCCATTAATCATAACAATTAGTACgaaaatatcttaaaatagtctcaacaaccccaccaaagagcagataacagcccaatgccaccaatgagtcttgaacacaacgagaaaatcccaaGCCTGGAggcaggcttcagctggcccctaaagaaTAATGTACACTAAAAAACCttcattgtttttcttctttgAGTAATGTTTGTTGGTCTTTTAGATAGCTTTACAACTTAATTATTATATACTTACTTATATACCATTCCATGACAGACAATAACTGTTCCATCATCTGATGCTGAGGCAAATAAGGGGTATCTCTTGTGGAAACTCACTTGTCTTATTGCCTTCTTATGATGCCTAAATAACAAATGTTTCTATTACTTGTAAGACAAAAGATAATATCATTGGTTAATATCTATGTCTTATTGCCTTCTTATGATGCCTAAATAACAAATGTTTGTATTACTTGTAAGACAAAAAATGATGTCATTGGTTAATATATATAAACCTTGTAAGATTTAGCTTATGTACAGACTTCAAACAGACAAATGTATGAACAATATGTTTATGACAAACTCTTGTTTGTGATTTGTTTTAAAGGCTTTGATTTATACAAATCAACTCCAGGTGTGAAATTCATCTTTACAATTGTAATAGAGGTCAAGGATTccgaaattatattttttgttcatattttgtcTCAaacatcttgttattttttatgtatgtACATTTTCTGTTTGTAAATGAATAGAAATGCCTAAGCATTCCAAGTGTCGGGAACTGTATTGAATGTATAATAGATCAAAAATTTGTTCACACAGTAACTCAAAATGTCAAGGCATatttaaaatgtacaatttttccTTAATAGATAATTCATTTCTTTCTAAGCAgaacatatacatttatttcagttATGATAGTGTGATATATAAGTTGGAATAAAAGCAGTAAAATATCTGCCTGACTATCTTTTAAATGGTTAAGAATAGCACAATGAACTTCATTGTGTTCTGAATGTTTCCTATCTAAGATATTTGTTGCAATGAGATTGCTTCAACATTTTAATGGATTATGAACTTAACATCACCTGTAACTTACCTGAGAGTCTGGTAAGGTTTGGTTGACAGATCTAAGTCAAACCAGGTCAGTTTACAATCATAACTTCCTATCACAAGATTGTCACCTGTAACTTAACTGAGAGTCTGGTAAGGTTTGGTTGACAGATCTAAGTCAAACCATGTCAGTTTACAATCATAACTTCACCTGTAACTTACCTGAGTGTCTGGTAAGGTTTGGTTGACAGATCTAAGTCAAACCAGGTCAATTTACAATCATAACTTCCTATCACAAGATTGTCACCTGTAACTTACCTGAGAGTCTGGTAGGGTTTGGTTGAAAGATCTAAGTCAAACCAGGTCAGTTTACAATCATAACTTCCTATCACAAGATTGTCACCTGTAACTTACCTGAGAGTCTGGTAGGGTTTGGTTGAAAGATCTAAGTCAAACCAGGTCAGTTTACAATCATAACTTCCTATCACAAGATTGTCACCTGTAACTTACCTGAGAGTCTGGTAAGGTTTAGTTGAAAGATCTAAGTCAAACCAGGTCAGTTTACAATCATAACTTCCTATCACAAGATTGTCACCTGTAACTTACCTGAGAGTCTGGTAAGGTTTGGTTGACAGATCTAAGTCAAACCAGGTCAATTTACAATCATAACTTCCTATCACAAGATTTTCACCTGTAACTTACCTGAGAGTCTGGTAGGGTTTTGTTGACAGATCTAAGTCAAACCAGGTCAATTTACAATCATAACTTCCTATCAAAAGATTGTAACCTGTAACTTACCTGAGAGTCTGGTAAGGTTTGGTTGACAGATCTAAGTCAAACCAGGTCAGTTTACAATCATAACTTCCTATCACAAGATTGTCACCTGTAACTTACCTGAGAGTCTGGTAAGGTTTGGTTGACAGATCTAAGTCAAACCAGGTCAGTTTACAATCATAACTTCAGCTGTAACTTACCTGAAAGTCTGGTAAGGTTTGGTTGACAGATCTAAGTCAAACCAAGTCAGTTTACGATCATAACTTCCTATCACAAGATTGTCACCTGTAACTTACCTGAGAGTCTGGTAAGGTTTGGTTGACAGATCTAAGTCAAACCAGATCAGTTTACAATCATAACtttacctgtaacttacctgaGAGTCTGGTAGGGTTTGGTTGACAGATCTAAGTCAAACCAGGTCAGTTTACAATCATAACTTCACCTGTAACTTACCTGAGAGTCTGGTAAGGTTTGGTTGACAGATCTAAGTCAAACCAGGTCAGTTTACAATCATAACCTCACCTGTAACTTACCTGAGAGTCTGGTAGGATTTGGTTGACAGATCTAAGTCAAACCAGGTCAGTTTACAATCATAACTTCGACTGTAACTTACCTGAGAGTCTGGTAAGGTTTGGTTGACAGATCTAAGTCAAACCAGGTCAGTTTACAATCATAACTTCCTATCACAAGATTGTCACCTGAAAATATCATAATATATTTTATCATGAGGGTTGCTGTCTGTGGTTTTACTGTAACTTGATGGCAAATCAAGTAACCTcagataatacatgtaataagtctTACATGAAGGTACAGTAAAACACCAAAAGTAAAAACTttacatttcctttttttgtatttttttcaccgatgttcatggatatttatttaatttattaaattggCACAATATTAGACAGTTACACATCTTTGGCTTACACATTTTGAACTTGAGAGTGACAGACGATAAATCGAGAAAagcatggttttttttctcaattatgAATGCATTGGTCTCAAGTTCAGACATGATTCTTTTACAATGATTGCAAAAATGTGTTTTTCCTTCATTGAGATGCATTGCTGCTGTCTTTCCTGATGTAACAAGCGCTATGCAATATCAGAGGATGGCAAGAAACTTTAACCAATGACGAACATGATAAACGAAACAAGACattatgcggtatgagctttgctcattgttgaaggccatgcggtgacctataattgttaatttctgtgtcattttggtctcctgtggagagttgactcattggcaatcataccacatcttcttttttatattgattataaAAACAATCCGCTAGTTAAGGAAGGTATAAATACAGAATGACTTACCCCCAGAGTGTATAGACATACTAGAAACCCATCTACAACTGGTCATCAGCTTCTTTGTTAATTCTTGTTTCAATAAGTTGTACACTCGAATATATCTTTGAGTCTGaaaatattattacatgtataacttATAATATACTTATCAAGGAAAAGATCTAAGTGCTATTAATAATACATGGTGATGGATATCACTTCTCAAAGTATAATGCACTTagattctcaattacaattgtctagGTGGTGGGTACTGAAATaaaatgtctttcattttttctggaatagccctgattaataatttgttaaaacTGGATggttcaattaatattttatcaacAGCTTTT includes:
- the LOC139522284 gene encoding uncharacterized protein, whose product is MSAELCAGCLRDGLETGAELWCTTCSEHVCQSCADVHKKLTSPHNIVKRKIQKSQDFPKQTSLHESAADVHRSTEHCPCHSDQTMNLWCNEHDKMICSKCEQEAHFNCTTIISIEQAIIDVEEGTQIADLKKETLDLMHNMEKIMGELNNALSESLTEKQKIKNKISEIRKQINSHLDYIEVKILSEVEETCKNYTQNTNETVCSMRHMYEDLTTWRNTIGSFRSHQIDSNIFRTLQFVKLETERQKAVVEDVQKKAITKKMEFRPSEEVINFPDLVHSMGILDVTDTVHTYCRSDSDRCILLLKSFSSSQLGEDVRVFRCCFIPNNRLLFCAFNENCLYSCKTDGSGIIIMYLDHQPLGVAMCDNRHAVVTFGSGIQLIDTQTMTVVKLITDDGNFWAVCTLGEKMWVRSQGWTLSNIDKDNGRILKQIKTIFDPRDTFMNKYGDIFCSSNYGDKVYMVTSTGQQKEFYSSHDLKLPKGVAVDNQGNVYVAGYITYNIHKISPNGEGEVILSFEDGIKQPRGLSYNRETNELLVILDDGKTVHIYKTH